TCTCCGAATAGATATGATTACAGGGTGTTTGGTTTATGTGAGCAGCCAAGTGCTAAGCAGTTATGACTACGCATAAAACCTGTTACAACGTAATTTTAGTTTACGTTTCTTTACCATGTCTCTCATTATATGCAACTCTTTAGATTTTTCACCCCCTGGATCGATTAAATTTTGATGGGGAGCAGGGGAGATGGGGGATGGGAAGATGGGAAGATGGGGAGATAGATAAAATAAGTTAATTTTTATCCTTCAGACTTCATCCTTCAGACTTTAATCCCGTTCATCCTTATAATCCTGAAAATCCCGATCCAGACTTCATCCTTTTGCGATACTAGGAAATGGTGATGTAATTAACGGAAAACTTTTAACCCACTAATGTTCACTATTGATTTGACGCTCAAAAACAGTCCTTTTCCAGTTTCAGTGCAACGCAAGTCAGAGGAAGACGCTCATGCACTCTACAACCAAGTTCTAGAAGCGATGCGATCTGGTAATCCACAAATTTTGGAACTGACTTGCGAGAAACAGACAGAGAAAAAAATTGCACTCCGGGCAAATGAAGTATTAGCGTTGCAGGTTTCTCAGAAATCGGGCGCTGCTGCTGCTGGTAAACCTCCGGGCTTCTTTTCGATGATGGCAGAATCATAAGTTCGTACTAATGGTGATGACATGGCCCAATCAGCCATTGCAGTGCAGGATCTTTGCTTTAGTTGGCCTAAAGGTGACGCGGTTTTAAAGTCCTGCTCTTTAAGTGTCCCTAAAGGGGAATTTTGGATGCTTTTGGGGACAAATGGCAGTGGAAAATCCACTTTGTTGAGATTGCTGGCTGGGCTATTGCGTCCCCAGTCGGGGGAAATTCAGATTGCCCAGCCAGTTGGTTTTGTGTTCCAAAATCCCGACCATCAGTTAGTAATGCCGACGGTGGGAGCGGATGTCGCTTTTGGATTAGTTGAGGAAAAGCTTTCTGTATTGGAGGTGCGTCAGCGGGTAGAAGAAGCGCTGAGAATAGTTAACTTGTGGAGTTTGCAGCGACGACCAATTTATGCTTTGAGTGGTGGTCAGAAGCAACGGGTGGCTATAGCAGGTGCGATAGCTCGTCGCTGTGAAGTATTGCTACTCGATGAACCTACTGCTCTACTCGATCCGGATAGTCAGTTAGATTTGGTGGCGCAAGTACGGCGGTTGGTGAATAGCCAGGGTATTACTGCCTTATGGGTAACTCACCGCTTGGATGAATTGAATTATTGTGATGGGGCGTTTTTATTGGAGGGAGGCCAATTGGTTGACCAAGGAGATCCGCAACGGTTGACGCAACGCTTGATGCAAGTTGAGGAAATCGTTTAGCTTTTTTAACAACCTGCTTCCTATAAAAAAGCGTTTTTCAGAAGCCACAAGCAGGAATTAAGCAAAGAAAAACATTCTGAATTCTGGCTCCTAAATCCTCCACCAATGCAAATATTTCGGTTGATATAGCTTATTTTAAGCAAAATGTCAACCGAATTTATACTTTGATTACTAGTCAAACATGAATTACTATCTTAAATATTAAGTTTAGCAAAATTTAGCTTTGAAAAATGACACCTCCATCGCCGTCAGCTATATTGCTCGTGGACGGCTATAACGTAATTGGAGCTTGGCCGAATCTTTTGCGTATACGCGATCGCAATGGATTAGAGGCTGCTCGCTGGCAATTGATCGAAGTCTTAGTTGGATATAGTGCTTTTGAGGGCTTTAATACTCAGGTAGTGTTTGATGCTCATTATCGAGACAGCCCTGGCAATACCGAAATTATTACAGATAACTTATCGGTTTGCTTCACGGATTTTGGACAGACAGCAGACACCTTTATCGAAAAAGCTTGTGCAGAGATTCGGCAAGAGTTACGTAATTTTCAGAAGCGGCTAATTGTTGCTACTTCAGATCGAGCGCAACAGCAAACGGTGACGGGATTCGGTGCCGAGTGGATGTCAGCCCAAAAGCTAGCTTACGAGGTAGAAGCCACCGTACAGCGAGTAAAGCGAAAAGCCAAGCCGAATCATAAACCATCTAGTCGTTTTTTAGCTAGTTCTCTCGATCCGAAAGCGCGACAGCGGTTAGCTGAATTACGAATGGGGTTCAAGTAGCCCGATTTTAGATTTTAGATGTTAGATTTTCGATTGGACTCATCTTATTAAGGGATGAGAGTGATTGATTTGAGATAGACCTAGCCCACAGGGATTCATCTACGGAAAAGGTCGAGCTATTTTAGATTTTAGATTTTCGATTGCACTCACCTATGAAGGGATGAGGAATTCATTGACGGAAAAAGTCATCGCCAAGCGTTAGTCAAGTAAGTTTGAAAGGCTAAAAACTATATCCAGTATAATTTTCAGCCGTTTTAGAAAAAAAATATAAAAAAAGTTTGTCAAAGTACTTGCCAAACCAGTGGAGTTGTCGCTAATATTATTAATCGTTGCCCAGGCAACAAAAACAAACACATTCCTCGGTAGCTCAGTGGTAGAGCGGTCGGCTGTCAGGAAACAGTAAGTTAACAGTAGCTGTTACTTGCCTAACCTAGCAGCGCTACTCGGTAACGAGTAGTGGAAAATCGGGTGAATTCAAGGAAGCCGCAGCACTTTGGGTGGCGGTAATCTTGAGCCAAGTCTGGCAAAAGGCAGTGGTTTACACAGGTAGCCAGAAAGGTGCAGAGACTAAGGATGAGGAGCCTAACCAATAAGTCCTAATAGCGCCCGACATCCGACGCGGATGATGAGATAGTCCACCCCTTACGGAAACGTTGGGATAAGTGTAACCGATTGGTCGTAGGTTCGAATCCTACCCGGGGAGTTTAAAAAAAGGATAAAGGATGAAGTATGAAGGGTGAAAGGTTAGACTTCAGGCTTCATTCTTCTGAATATCAAAAGCTCTGGTTACTTGACCCAGAGATCGTATTTTTGAATCACGGTGCTTTTGGCGCTTGTCCGATTCCGGTTTTGGAAGCACAGCAGCGCTGGCGGGAGAAGTTGGAAAGGGAACCGTTAAGGTTTTTTGGGCGGGAATGGGAAGGGGCGATCGATCGCGCGAGAAGAGAGTTAAGTGAGTTTGTTGGTGCGGATGCAGATGATTTGGTGTTTGTACCGAATGCCACAACTGGGGTAAATGCGGTATTGCGATCGCTAAAATTTACATCAAGGGATGAATTACTGACCACTGACCACGAGTATAATGCTTGCCGTAATGTGCTGAATTTCGTGGCAGAACGAACTGGGGCGCAGATAGTGGTGGCAAAAGTGCCGTTTCCGATCGAATCGCCACAGCAGGTAATTGAAGCGGTGATGGAAAAAGTGTCACCTCAGACGAGGTTAGCATTATTAGATCACGTTACCAGTCAAACTGGGCTGATTTTTCCGATTCGGGAATTAGTGAGGGAGTTGACTAACTCTGGTGTCGATACCCTGATTGATGGTGCCCACGCGCCTGGGATGATTTCCCTGAATTTATCGGAAATCGGGGCAACTTATTACACTGGGAATTGCCACAAGTGGTTGTGTGCGCCAAAAGGGGCAGCATTTTTGTACGTGCGACGGGATCGGCAATCAGAAATTCGTCCCACTACCATTAGTCATGGTGCTAATTCGCCACGTACTGATAAATCTAAGTTTCAGTTGGAGTTTGATTGGATGGGAACGGGCGATCCCAGCGCTTATTTGTGCGTACCAGAGGCAATTCGATTTATGGGATCTCTGTTACCGGGTGGATGGAATGAATTAATGACGCAAAATCGAATAAAGGCGTTAGCGGCGAGGCGGATACTTTGTGAAGTGTTGGGTGTTGCGCCATCTTGTCCGGATGAGATGATTGGGGCGTTGGCAGCGGTGTCTTTGCCAGATACTGCGCCTTATCCAGATCGGACGCAGTTAATTCCGCCGTTACAAGATGCGCTGTTTAAGGATTTTGGGATCGAAGTTCCTGTGATTCCTTGGCCTGCTGCACCGAAACAGTTAATTCGCATTTCGGCGCAAATTTATAATACATCAGACCAGTACGAGTATTTGGCTGGTGTGATCGCGCAGTTAGTTTGAGTATAACAAGGGCGGATTTTGTCACCGGGTTGTCTGTTGCGATCGAGGTTCCTGCCAAAATAGTGAACGGGACAAAGTTTAAGCGAACAGGTATTAGCCTGCGCTGCGATTCGGACAAGATATTAGACCTCTAGAACTAGAAGTTAATTTTGGTTGAGCATAAATTACTAGTTTATATTCTTTTGCTTGGTTAATTGGGGTTTTCATTTTTGTACAATTGTTTGAGTTTTATATACTTTTCTTTGAGTTTTATATACAAGTTTTCTGTTTGACTACAAATAGGTATTGTAGTGGCGTCAGTTAAATTAAGATGTTTCAAAATATTTAAGTGGAATTGCTCATAAAAAACTTTTTTCTTCCCAAGTTTTTCACATTCTGAGCTTATATTCCAAAGTATGAGTATTTATGATGGCAACTGGAGCAAGTTATGGTCACCTTACAAGTTTGCCTATCTTCCAATAGTCTCTCTGAGATATTTGCACAAGCTAGTCGTTCTGGTACTATTAGTCGTGCAGATCATTCTAAATTGACAGCGGCATTGATGGACAATTATTTGAGCGAAGAAGAGATAAATTCGGTCAAGCGTTTGCTGTATGCAGTCCGGAGAAATCGGGTTAAAGTTGAAGGAGTTTCCCACTTCTTTTTGTCACTAGTAGATTTGGCTTCATAGCTATAAAGCCTTGCAAAGCAAGGGGTTAAGCATTCTTAATTAAACCCAATTAATTTTTGTTTGCGATTAAACATTGGAGTCGTTGGTGTTAAAACCCAAGCTCCTATTTGCTTGTTATATTTTTAAGAAATTCTTAATTGCTTTGAACAAAAAAAATTAGGACTTCTTAAGAAAGAATTTAGATTTTTATATTGAACAAGTCGATTTATTAGTGGGCTCGATGTAAAATTTAGAATCTCAAATCTAAAGCCTATTAACTAGGCGTGTAAATTATATCTTGTCTGGTATATTTGCGAGCGTAAAATTTATCTTTGCTGAGGATTTAAGCCCTATTTTGCGATCGAAGAGCATACGAAAAATTTGCTCGGGCGATCCGAAAAAGATTATATAGCTTTTATCCTTGATCCTAGATACTTTTTTCAACTTTTTGCTTAGAATTTTTTAGAAAAATAGGTTTCCACAGCAGTTATTGAATACTGAGTTGCATTTAAAACAAGTATCTATCTGAATATAAATTTTTAATGTTAAAAGCTGGGGCGCTTAAAATGTTGAGAAGAACTGAGGGGATATGGTTGAAAAAAGGAATACTAACCGATCGAACCGCCCCTACCCTGTTATAAAAATTATTTATGGCCAATCCTTCAAACTCTCCCAGTCCCTTTATTGCAGGGCCAATGATTACCGATCCCCAGTTTTTCGTAGGTCGCTTAGCAGAACTAAACGCGATTACCGCTGGGATGACAGCCAATCAACCAGTTAGCATCAATGTAGTGGGCAAACGGTACATCGGTAAATCATCCTTGCTGTATCATTTTTGCCAAACATACGAACATCTGGTGCATAATTCACAGCGCTACGTGGCAATTTATCTTGATTTGCAAGATATTCAGTGTCAAAGAGAAATGGGGTTCTATCATGCTGTGGCGCGACAGTTTTTTAATTTACCAAAAGTGCGATCGCAACGCGCCTTAACTAGACCTTTCCAAGTTTCATCATTTCAAAGACAGAATTTTTCGGCAGTAATGGCAGATTGGAAGCGACAGGGCGTACTGCCAATACTTTGCTTAGATGAGTTTGAAGCCTTATTTTCCCATCCGAAAGAGTTTGATGATGGATTTTTTGACAATTTGCGTTATTTGATAAATAGTAATAACTTGATGCTAGTGATAGCTTCTCACAGAAAGCTGGATTTTTATCGCCACCGATATGGGTTGAATTCTGCTTTTTTTAATTTAGGGCAAGTTTTGACGCTGGGGGAACTGAAGGAACAGGAAGCGCGGGAATTGGTAAGTCTACCGGAGAGAACGGGCGTACCAGCTGCTTTGAATAATTACGAACAACGCCTTGCCAGAAATTGGGGTGGAAATCATCCTTTTTTATTACAGTTGGCAGGTAGTTTTTTGTGGGAGGCGCGTCAGTTAGGGCAGGATGCGAGATGGGCGAAGGCTAAATTTGAACGAGAAGCGCGTCGAGTGCCAAAATCAGGTTTGGATTTGCGATCGATTTTGGGGAATTTACCTCTTAAGTTGGGACGAGAAACTAAAAAGCGCAATAGTTAATGATATCGTTGGTTTGTAGTGAGGACTTTAGTCGTCTCAAAGTCACAAAACTAAGGACTGAAGTCCTTACTGCAAAAGTTATCGATCGAGAAATTGATGGTTATTATGTAACTAATTTAAAAATAACTATTGATAATTTCAACTGCCCTTGCTACTCCATCTTCCGAACGAATTTTTTCGCCTAAATTCGCTGCACGCTGGTGCATATTTTCATTATTAACAGCAGTATTTATGGCATCAACTAATTTATCTACAGTCAGTTTTTTGATGGAAATTGGTTTTGTGCCAACGCCTAATTCTGCTATTCGGTTACCCCAAAATGGTTGATCGCCAAAAAACGGACAAATTACGGTTGTTTTTCCTGCGCGTAAGCCTGCGGCTGTCGTACCTGCGCCGCCATGATGTACTACTGCTGCCATTTGTGGAAAAAGCCAATCGTGGGGAACGGATTCGATTTTAAATATATTTTCAGGTAAATCAGAAGCTGCTAAACCACCCCAGCCAGTGGCAATAATTCCTCTTTGTTTTGATTTTTTTAAAGCGGCGATGACGATTTGGGCGATTTGTTCGGGATGTTGACCTGTCATGCTACCAAAACCAATATAAACGGGTGGCTTCCCGGCAGCAATAAATTTTACTAAATCAGCGGGTGGTTGCCAATTATTCATGCTATTTAAGAACCAGTAGCCAGTTGCGATCGCATTTTTCGGCCAATCATTTGGTTGTGGTATCACATGAGGACTATAATAATATAATACAGGCACGAGTTCGCCGTTACTTCGCACCATTTCCGATGCCAAAATTGATCGAGTCGGTAAATTTAATACTTCTTTTCGCCATGTATTAATTACTTTCATATAAGGTGCAGTCAACAATGGTAAAACTCGATATGTTAATTTATTTAACCAATTACCGAGATTTAAATTAGGTAATAAAGGAATGGCAAAATCACCTGTGGGTGTATACATGGGTAGTGGTAAACTCATGAATGCCGGAACTGCCAATTTTTCAGCAATATGATATCCGCTGAGTGCTTTTGGATGATAAATAATTGCTTGTGCTGTTTGGGAAGCATTCCAAGCTTCATCGAGGATGCGACGAATAATAGGTTTGACTTTTTTGATTAAAGAAAGCGGATTTCCTTCCGATTCAATGGCGGCGCGACCTTCTTTTGTATCGATCAGTTTAAGTAGGTCGTCGTTCATGTAGGCATAATTTAAGCCTCGTTCGATGATGGCGCTTTGAAAGCGATCGCTAGTGCAAATTGTAATGTTATGTCCCGCGTTTTTTAAGCCGATTCCTAATGCAATGAATGGTTGTACGTCGCCTTGTGAGCCAATGGTGATGATGGTGATATTCATTTTGGATAATTTTCTAACAGCTTTAGTGTATCTATACTAACTAGCTGTTTAAACTCTTCTTTCAGAGAGATTAATTCAACGCCACTTCTGGCAGCCAAATTTTCAGCTTGTTTAACTAAAAAGTTATTGTTCTCTATAATACTTTTTTTGTTGTATTCAAAATTTTCGTAGACTAAAGCCTTAAATTTATCTTGGTCTGATTCATCTAAGCTTTTTGCTTTATTGAGAAATTCTTCAAGCTGTCTGATCTGCTCATTATTTAATTGGCAAATTTCTCTCTTTTTAGCCATAATCCAATCCCCAATCTGCATTTGTTTGGCTGTTTCCACTCTTTCAACGAGTAGCTTTAACTCAATGTCAGTTCTGGTCAAATTATGGATTATAGCTAGAATTCCTTTTAGAATAACTAAATTATGCTCTTTTGTGTTCTTATCAATTTCTGATTTGAGTTGCATTCTCTCCATTTCTAAACGTGCTTGATTTTCATAAGCGATAATGTCTAATTTTTGTTGTTCGCGGCTACTATAGCCGTTAATTAGGCTGCCTATTATTTCAATTCCAGCACTGATGATAGGAACAAACCAAGTCATAAAAACACTGCCTTATTTTACTTAAAGACTTATGGTAGCTTTGTCAAGCATATTGAGCATCACCAACTTTTCATCAACTTGCTCAATTTCCGATTCTATTTTGACAATTTCTTCTTCAGCATTAAACCCTACTGTTTTCCGTTTTTCGATTGCTTGCGCTAAATTTTGTCGAAGTTTTTGAATATGACGATCAATTTGACCAACAATATACTTTTTAATCTTTTTTATATCTTCATCTACTAACTCTTTAATCTTTCCTTTACCATTTTTGACAGCTACATCAAAATTAGCCTTCGTTGTCTCTTTCAAGACATCCCGATCAATAGAAAAATAAGTAACATCTTTCCATCTATTAGCATTTCCCCAACAGTCCCACTGATCTGCTTCGCGGTCTGATCGAGGTTTATATACGCTT
The sequence above is a segment of the Leptolyngbyaceae cyanobacterium genome. Coding sequences within it:
- a CDS encoding NYN domain-containing protein, with the translated sequence MTPPSPSAILLVDGYNVIGAWPNLLRIRDRNGLEAARWQLIEVLVGYSAFEGFNTQVVFDAHYRDSPGNTEIITDNLSVCFTDFGQTADTFIEKACAEIRQELRNFQKRLIVATSDRAQQQTVTGFGAEWMSAQKLAYEVEATVQRVKRKAKPNHKPSSRFLASSLDPKARQRLAELRMGFK
- a CDS encoding AAA-like domain-containing protein produces the protein MANPSNSPSPFIAGPMITDPQFFVGRLAELNAITAGMTANQPVSINVVGKRYIGKSSLLYHFCQTYEHLVHNSQRYVAIYLDLQDIQCQREMGFYHAVARQFFNLPKVRSQRALTRPFQVSSFQRQNFSAVMADWKRQGVLPILCLDEFEALFSHPKEFDDGFFDNLRYLINSNNLMLVIASHRKLDFYRHRYGLNSAFFNLGQVLTLGELKEQEARELVSLPERTGVPAALNNYEQRLARNWGGNHPFLLQLAGSFLWEARQLGQDARWAKAKFEREARRVPKSGLDLRSILGNLPLKLGRETKKRNS
- a CDS encoding aminotransferase class V-fold PLP-dependent enzyme translates to MKGERLDFRLHSSEYQKLWLLDPEIVFLNHGAFGACPIPVLEAQQRWREKLEREPLRFFGREWEGAIDRARRELSEFVGADADDLVFVPNATTGVNAVLRSLKFTSRDELLTTDHEYNACRNVLNFVAERTGAQIVVAKVPFPIESPQQVIEAVMEKVSPQTRLALLDHVTSQTGLIFPIRELVRELTNSGVDTLIDGAHAPGMISLNLSEIGATYYTGNCHKWLCAPKGAAFLYVRRDRQSEIRPTTISHGANSPRTDKSKFQLEFDWMGTGDPSAYLCVPEAIRFMGSLLPGGWNELMTQNRIKALAARRILCEVLGVAPSCPDEMIGALAAVSLPDTAPYPDRTQLIPPLQDALFKDFGIEVPVIPWPAAPKQLIRISAQIYNTSDQYEYLAGVIAQLV
- a CDS encoding glycosyltransferase, which encodes MNITIITIGSQGDVQPFIALGIGLKNAGHNITICTSDRFQSAIIERGLNYAYMNDDLLKLIDTKEGRAAIESEGNPLSLIKKVKPIIRRILDEAWNASQTAQAIIYHPKALSGYHIAEKLAVPAFMSLPLPMYTPTGDFAIPLLPNLNLGNWLNKLTYRVLPLLTAPYMKVINTWRKEVLNLPTRSILASEMVRSNGELVPVLYYYSPHVIPQPNDWPKNAIATGYWFLNSMNNWQPPADLVKFIAAGKPPVYIGFGSMTGQHPEQIAQIVIAALKKSKQRGIIATGWGGLAASDLPENIFKIESVPHDWLFPQMAAVVHHGGAGTTAAGLRAGKTTVICPFFGDQPFWGNRIAELGVGTKPISIKKLTVDKLVDAINTAVNNENMHQRAANLGEKIRSEDGVARAVEIINSYF
- a CDS encoding energy-coupling factor ABC transporter ATP-binding protein, giving the protein MAQSAIAVQDLCFSWPKGDAVLKSCSLSVPKGEFWMLLGTNGSGKSTLLRLLAGLLRPQSGEIQIAQPVGFVFQNPDHQLVMPTVGADVAFGLVEEKLSVLEVRQRVEEALRIVNLWSLQRRPIYALSGGQKQRVAIAGAIARRCEVLLLDEPTALLDPDSQLDLVAQVRRLVNSQGITALWVTHRLDELNYCDGAFLLEGGQLVDQGDPQRLTQRLMQVEEIV